The Prinia subflava isolate CZ2003 ecotype Zambia chromosome 2, Cam_Psub_1.2, whole genome shotgun sequence genomic sequence GTGCTCCTGAGCCTCTTCCCAGATAAAACCCAGTTGTAGTTGGGTTCTGTGGCAGTGTCATTGCATAGAACAAAGATGATGAATACACAAAGTAAATGCTCAGAAGCCTAAATACAGCCTGTGATTTTGCTGATGCAAATGGAGAGACAGTAAAATTCCACTCATTTGGAAGACTGTGGATAGtcaaaatctgcattttgtAAAGGACAgtgtttatttcttctgaaatgagaagaaatgttACTATGCGAAGCCCATGGCAACACAAGAGGATTGGAGCTGAGCAGTGTGCTCAGGAGTGTTCCCATTGATTTCAGGACATGTTCACAGCTGTGCAGTGACAATGCACAGGCTGGTGTCTCAGTGTGGTGTCAGCCAGTAGGAGACACTTGGCTATGGAAACGTGTGccacacaaatatttaaatatatgtagGCAACTGAATGTAAACACCACATCCTGAaggtgtttttctcttttaaaataaataaagcttaTCTTGAAACTTGCTGAAGAACTTGGTTATCACTTAGCTTTCAGCAGGGCCTCGCCGGTTCATTAGATCACAGTTCCCACACATAAAGTGGGCTGAGATTCACtacagagctggggcaggcagcTGCACAAGGCTGGGTGCTGAGGAGGGTGGGGACATGTGGGATCCTGCCCCGTGGACCTCAGCCTGGGCACTCTGAAGCTCTGTCTGCTatgctgtgggctgggggagtGGGATTCTCATCAGCACTGGTCCTGCGACTGACAGGAATAGAACTTGGATTTGAGCAGGATCCAAGTCAATTGGATCAACTGGGCAGTTGATTACTCAGCAGCGAGACACAGGGAATTCAAGCTGTTGCTGTGCACCTGCCAAATCTTTGCTTAAcccaggcagcagcctctggtgCTGGTGTCATTTCTGAATTTCCCCTGTCTTCAGAACACATTTTGATACAGTAAAATCAGAGAATCTTACTGGTTGGAGAAGACCTTCAAGGTCATTGAATCCAGCTAtgacataaatatatatatctgtCATTTTGAAATGATGGTTCTGGAAATTTCTCTGGCATAATTGCTCTGGGTGAGGGTTTCTCTCCTGTCTAGAGAAAGGAGTCAGATCCAATGCCTTTTGTTGACAGAGACCCTGTCATGCAGCAGGAGGATGAGCAGAGTTTGCCGTTTGTTTGGGGCATTGTCCAACCTGCCTGAAAGCACTTCCCTGTCACCATCCACTGGCTTGTGTGGAGCAGCTTTAGACACGTGGTCTGTAGGTCAGTTCATGTCAGAATGGCTCAGAAAAGTGAACATCTATCTGCTCCTTCGTATCTGTGGCCTGTTCTCCTTCCATCCTTGTTGGCTCAAAGATTTGCTTCAACCTTGCAAACCTTAATTCCAGCATAACAAAGGCAGCTATGCTTTCTGTGGAGTAACTGGGGCTCCAGGTATGGTGCTCATGGAATTCCAGCTATGTGAATCCAAAGGAACCCTGAATCTTCACTTTTAATCCCATTATGCAATCTCAAAACTGCATTTCCTAGTTCTTGTCAGGGGTCATTTGACAGGACTATTTAGCTTTCAATAATGTATGTCTTCAAAGGCAAGTACTTCACACCTTGCTACAAAAGGAAGCACAAGGAAGCACTTTCCTCAACTTTGTGTGCtaaatttttctgtgcttctggTCTCACACATGCAGCATAAATGAAAAGTGAGCTGGGCTGCACCAGTGTcaaaggaagagcaggaggggagTTTTCTTACCTTTAACGATTTCATAATGCACAGGTGTGGTctaaggaggaggaaggagttAAGTTCAGGAGAAATTGAAGTCATAAGTGCATTTCTTTGCAGCAGATCTTCTGTAACAACTGCTCTTTCTGTTTCAGTGTGAAGTGGGTCTTTGGCCGCTGGTGAGTTCCCTTGTTAAGACAGGGTGTCCTCTGTTCACATATGTAGGTTAATTATGTCCATATTTGCTGAAATGGAAAACCTGGCATGTGCACAAGTTTGAGGACTGGCTGTCCCTCGGGTATTGGTTTCATGTGTACAGAGCTTGCCACAACATTTTGTGCTTGTTGAACAGTTCTTGTTTGACAAGACTTttaacattaaaagaaattgCTGCGAGTAGTTCTATTCATTTTGGTAAGAAAACCAAGCACAGAAATGCTAAATAATCTGCTTAAGCAGCATGGGCAGATAGGAGGGACACCTTGTGTCACCTGGTCACTGGGGATTTCCTACAAGGCCCAAGGTTTGGGTTTTACATGAAGACAAAAGTGAGCTTAGACCCTCCAGGTCCTGTGGCCTCGCTGAGACCGACAGGATGGGAAGGGCAGAACTGGAGGAGTCTGCTCTTAGCGTGGATGTGTGCTTGCTTTTCCTTGTCTGTGCAGTAATGAATGGCACTTTGTTGTCCTGTAATCCTTGCTGTCACCAGGCAAGCAGGGATGGAGGATGTGTGGTGAGGTTGACCTAACTTGTTGCACACCAACTGTCCTTGTGTTCCCTGCTTCAATGTGTGTGTCTCTCTTTCCCTCATGCAGAACACAGGCCTGGTGATCAGCACTTTTTTCTCAGGTATCTACCACTCTGTTTTATCCCAGATTTTTacaacaacttttttttcttctctactctattttcatttcatatgATACTTGAACTGAGCAGTTTCTTCATCTTTATCTCTGCCTGGGAGatgaaagcaagagaaaaatggaaagacGTTTTATGCTAGGACACACAAAAAGCTGCAAGCTTAGATggtctcagtgctgctgggatgTTTGCAGTGGTGCAGCAGGGCTGATTGTCTTGGTCCCCCACTTGGCTGGCCCTTGGCACGCCCAGGGTGCCTCCTAGTTGTGCATTGCCCTTGCACTTTGCTAAGTAAGAGTCTTCACATGCAATGGTTTTAGACCCTCAGGGGTTACCAGCCCTGGTGACCGTACATCCCAGGCTGTGTTCCTCATGCAGTGACAGGGATCTCAGGATGTCACGTAATGAATGCAGGGAGGAACATACTGTCCCCTTGGGAGATGCTGTTTCCACCGAGGAGGTGCTCTCAGTTCTTCCCACCAAACCACGGCTGATGCTGCTCAGAGTGCTTCCAGGGTGTTGTTTCCATCTTTTGCCTTGATTTCATGGCACTACTGAGACATAAAAGGTGTCTTTCCCCTCCTTTGATTACAATTAGTGGTATCCAGACATTCAGATGGGAGATGGGAGACTTGCTCAGCAATTGCTTTTACATaaaggggggagaaaaaaagattgaTTCTTGATCTGTTATTTTACTGACAGTGATGCTTTGGAGAAACAAATTATacttttgtctcctttctaaacTGCTGTGCAGGTTTGACACTTCAAATGTAGCTCTGAGGAAGGAGACTGATGTGGATCCCCACCAGGGGATCTCTGACTCCATACTCACCATTGTGAGTGGCCATGCCTGGTGCCTGGGCCTTGACCTCTGTGCCAAGGAATGCAGTGTTGGCAAACCTTCTGTCCTGAAAGCTGGAGGCTGCACCTTCCTCACCTCTTTGCAGACCTAAGACTGGCTGTTTTGACGGCCTGTGATGTCTCTTTGGGGTGGGTGCTCAGCTCTGAACGAGCACATCCATGGCCTCAGcttccctgcctgtgtccctgcagagctgcaggggtgCCTCAGCAGAGCCACGTGTGGGCTGCGAAGGCTCCCGGGAGGAGCACGGCTCAGCAAAAGCCAGAGACAGAGGGGGAACGAGTGAAGGGGGAAGGTGTTCCTGTCCGCCATCGGCTGCAGCTCCGGGCACAAGCCACAGGAGGGACATTTTCAGGCACCGCTGGGACTGATAAGCACACGCCGTTCTTGTTCCGAGTGACTTAGTGCTGGATGCGGTCACCTGAGGGGCAGGCACGGAGCCAGGTGGGAAATGAGCTCCCTCTGCCTTCTTacagggcagcaggaagagagGGGAGGTGCCCCCAGCCTCCTGACCACTTCTTCCCTTGCAATCCTCTGTGGTTTAACCTGAAAATTGCCGTGCGCGACCAGGCGGTGGCCTGCGCCACACGTGCAAGGGTTTGTGGAGTGGAACGGCGGCTGTGCcgggcagtgctgagctggcacTTCAGCCGCGTCCTGGCCTCGTCCCGCCGCGGCTCGGGAGACTTTGGCCAGTGGcaggtggcagggctggctcgGTGAcacggccccggggctggctcGGTGAcacggccccggggctggctcGGTGAcacggccccggggctggctcGGTGAcacggccccggggctggccgGTGGGCGCCGGGCGGGAGCTGGGAGCGCCGCTCAGCGGCAGGGCGGTCCCGCCACGGCGGCGATCCCGGCGCTCCGCGGCGCTGCCACgtgtggagcagcctggggaatGCGCCCGGGAATGAGTCGCTGGAatttcccctcacaaggaagtgactgcagcagagcccagccctcaTGCAGGGTGGTTTTCCTGCTCGCACTCCCGGGCCACATAAATACACTCTCTCCTCCAAATGATTAGGGCACTGTAATCCATAAAAGTGTTTTAGCAGCAGGCTGGGTGGTATTAGTTACTGTTACTAGTAATGACTAGTCAAACAAACTTACAATTACATTTAAATTCAtctattccttcctttttttcctctggaaatgctATTAATGCTATCTCTTGTTTGACATAGAGATAACACCAACAATCTTACAtctatttctccaaaatattcATGTCCTATTAGCAGAACCACAGCCTAAACTAAGTATTCATTTATAAACTAAATATTAATGCAATAGTAATGAAATagtaatgaatatttaataacaACTATATATAACAAATAATATTAAAGGAACAATATGTATAAACAGTAACTAATTATCAATTACTAAATATTAAACATTTAGGGGCATTTCACTTTTTGCTAAGGAATTAGCTTAGAATCCAGCTTcagaataggaactgcagaTTTTAAGGAGTCTGGCAACCacaattataaaaaaatagGCAGGCATCTTAATAATTTATGTAGATGAATATATATgttgtatataatatataggtgtgtatgtgtgtgtgtgtgtgtgtatatcaAACACAAAAATAGGCATTTTGCTTAAGATGTGTCCAGGTGGCTGCACAAAAGAGGAACCCAAACCTGCCTTTTACATTTCAGCCCTACCTGCCATCAGCCCCCTCCAGAAGGGGATCTTTGTCCTGcctttccagctctgtgcaggtttggagtcagcagcttctctagctgtgctgagctgtgcagaaTAGGCACCTGGGGTGGGGAAACGCTGTGGCTCTTCTTTTTGTATTAAATAATCCAGATTTTGCTGGGCTGAAAGGGAAAATGTGACTGtgactgctgctggcagggcaggcagggcccTGAGTTAGGGGTGAGCTGGCTCTGCTTATTTCCAGAGATTGtgtaatgcaaaaaaaaaaaaaaaatagcatattAACCCATGGACCGGTGTTTGTGCTAGGCCTGAGCTAGCAGAGGCCCTTGCAGGAGGATGCCTGGGATTCTGGATTGCTTTGCTGAGAACCAGGAGAAGGCCTTAGCAAGTACCTCAGCACACTGAGGGCAAACCTGTTGCTACCGCACGCACTTGGCCCATGGGGATGATTCACTAATGAAAGCTTGGGTACCTTCACACTCGTTCTGTGTTTTGAAAGGAAGAGCTCAGCAAAAGCTGCCCCCATTCAGAGCTGTAAACATGAGTGCAGCTCCTTGGCTGGCAGCCCATgcacaccctgctgctgcccctccgTGCCCCAGGCCAGGGACCCTTCATCAGGGCATCCCACTCTGATTTATCTCCACCTTTCCTTAACTCAGCATCTTCCAAGGAAAATATGGGTTCAGCTGTCACTGTACCCACACAGAGAAGCTGGCAGATTTGAATTATGTCGTGTAAATATTTGAAACATAAAAGGATTAAAGAACTACTGACAGGCAGCCAGGGAAAGtaacctgatttttaaaaaagcaggcAACAATGTAATTGATTTATAATGCAGAAATAATCTGAAGGGACTAAAGAGGACTCAGAAAAGGCTAAAAACTCACAGTTTCTGTACCTTGGAAGCCAATACAGTTTTGGTATCTAGAAGGTTTTTCTCCAGCTCTTTCATACCCCAGATGCCCTCTTTCTCCTGAAGTGAAGGGTTTCAGGCCTCTGGTAAGCAGGAGCAGCATTGCAAGAGAAGGGTAATTTTGCCCAGTATTATCTTCCATGGTCACAGTTTATTCCTCTGTGTAGCTTATGGTTTGGCTATTACTTAAGATTTGCAATTTCAGAAAACTAAATTCCTGGACAGGAAGTACTATTTGGTGCAGTCAGATGACGTGAAAAATTCAAGTTATTGAAACTAATAAATTCAAAGGTGTTAATACTGTCAGGAATTTACAACTTGCAGTGAAATGCGTGAGGGAGAAGTTCTTGTAGAAAAGGAGCTTTGGGTGAAGCAGATGCTTTGAGCAGGACCTCAGGGTGTTGTTGGGGAGGCAGCTTAGCAGCCCTCCCACTGCATCCTCCATCCCACAGCCTCCCTCTGGGCACTACATATAGAACTAATAGAAATTAAAACCAGGTAGGTTGTATTCATCAGACTGAACTTAAATGGTTCTTAAACAGATAATCATTTAGCATCACTGAGGAAAAGAACACCCCTGTACAGTACAAAGTTTAATTTGGCTCTACATGGCTTATCTTGACCaaatctaaaatttaaaataggcacctacagaaaataatttttcaagatTTGTCAATACCTTTCAAAATATACGGAGACAGCTAAATTCAGCATGTGAATTAGTCTTTCATTTGCAATTTCAGTAAAGTAAGTTATTCCAGTAACTAGCCTTGTACAAGCTGATCTGAGATATAATTAAAATGCCTCTGGGCAGTAGTCTGAGCAGAGTCCATTTTATTCCAGCCTGAACTATCCACCTAGGGAACCAACACTGAGCAAGAAGTTCCTTAGTGGTACCAGCTGTGACTGCACTGCTCCATTCCCCTACCAAGACCAGCCACCCTTTGTCCTCTCCATCCCCCAATACCTCGCCTCATACATTTCTGGAGTATTTGTGCATTTAAAGTCCCCTGGACTACCAAAGCACTCATCAACAACTAGAAAGGAAGCATTCACAAATGCAAGACTCCAGGCAGTTTTCTGCCTTCAGAGCTGGCTCCATCACCACAGCAGCACGCTGTCACACTTCTGTATCAACACCACCAGCGTTGCAGGACAGTGAGGAAAACGTTAAGGACAGCTGTAAAAGTTGCTTAAGAAATAAGCAGTCAGAAGACAAATACAGTTCTTAACTAAGAACATTTATTAAAAGTTTGATTGAAGtagttttatttccaaattttgTTTACAAAAGTCTAACAATTTCCCCAGGTAGTTAGATTAATAAAAGAACTGAGATGGCATTACATTAGTGCATAGAAAGCAAATCTGGTCtataaaagttaaaataaaaaagaaaggaaaccaAATGTGTAAAGTTTAGGTTTTAAATACATGAAAGCAATTGCTGGTATCACAGGCACAGCACTCCCAAGCGTTTTGGTGCACACATGAAGTTGTTAGCTGCAATACTGTtcttaggggttttttcctgctagAAGCAGGACCAGTCCCTCTGCCACAAACATGCATGTGACTCTTGCCCTGCTCTCCAGCCGGGCCGTTTCACTGTGACCCaacctcccagcagctctgatcTATGCACAGCTGACCCAGGGGCCTCTTGCAACAGCAGCACCGCACCGCTGGGTCCTGGTGCTCACCGCTGCATCACACCTCATTTTCCCCAAGGATTTGCGTGAGTTGCTTACTACGAGCCCATTTCCAAGCTACCATGGAGCCAAAGCCAGCCCTGTGCAACGTGCAGAGGCACTGCAGACTGGGTGTTGCACATCCAGGCCCTGGCCAGCCAAACCAAACATCCTGCGCCTGACAAAGGAATGCAAAGGGAACGTAACGaaggcagagctgaaggcaGCCTGTGCCCAAGCTGCTTTGCTTTCCAGCCAAATCAGAACTCTGCCGAACCAGATTGACCAAAGCCTCCCAGAAAATATTTAGCGGTTTAACTGAAAAGCATGCTACGATTTGGCAAGACAGTTCAAGCATTATTATGGCAACAGTAGGTCTGCCTCCATTTTGAAGTTATGTACTTCCTGGTGCCTTGGGGACACTAACAAACCTCCAGGGGCAGAATTTAAGCAGCTGAGATTTCTTTACTGAATTACACAGCCTGCTAAGCAGCTCTCCAGCCCTTGCTTCCACTGTACCTTCAAAAACGGTCTGTAATGCTCCAAGATTTCACTGCAGTTAAGACACAGAAGGTgagcagaaaaggagaaaagatccAAACAGAGCATGAAAATAAGTAACAGCAGTTCAGACCTATCCAAGCAGTACAGATATGAGTTCCTGCAGAGCAAGCacacagctggagaaggaaaggaaaacaaacgAGAGAATACAGCTGTTACAGGCAGCACAAATATACCAAATTCTTTTTGACCTATCATGGGGATGCTGTGGGGAAATCATGTGAAAGGTTAGCAAACTGCTCCCCCATTATGCAAGTCAGCTCTGATTATCCATTAACTGCTTGCCCCATTTACCAATTTGCAGCCCAATTTGAAGCTTCCATGCCAGAATTTTGAATTACAGCTGGTATTCTTACAGCCCAGAACATTTTACTTGCGATTATTTGTCTAGCAATTATTAGCAATAGCTTGGACTCGACACCCAAGTCCCCTTTAACTGACTATTTGATCCAAATTTTAAACTGTTGTTAACAAGAGAGCAGGCACCTTGTGCCACTGTGCCATTTGGTGTAGCCTACAATGGTGGGTCTTTTAAGATTGCATCAAAGTGTAATTCTAAACAAGTTTCAGATGTGGCTGTTCAGTGTCTTACTACTTATATGAAAACATTTACtgtaaaatgtttaattttttaagagcTACACAACAGTTAATCagttctccagaaaaaaaaaaatctggttctGCTTTTGACTAGAAAAATGAGTGTACAAACGTTGGAAACCCAACAGATTCTTTGTAACTGTAAGGTTAAATGTGTTTAcatgtttttcttctaaatgtAGACTTTTCTTGGTTTACTTGATGCATCACAGAATGCACCCAAGTACTGTAACTGTTACCTGGTATTTTCACAATCTAATCTAAGAACAGTTTTTGAAGAAAGCACCAGAAAAGTTATTTAAGGCTTGAATTACTTTATAAGTAAACCTGTAGTTAAATTTTGTTCTACTTGTCAGAACAAGTAATTTAGAGTATTTGCTTTGTAACTTCTGAACATACTCAAGTAACAATGATCCTTTTCTTATCCCACCATGACTAGATATAGGTTTTGCCATAAACTTAACGTTAACCCAAAGAACACAGAGACATAGCATTGAACTTCTGTTTTAATGGTCTCAAATTCTGTGACAGATTTTTGGTCaagtttccattttaaaaaatttatcgATTTGAAAGACTAATAACTTAAACTGCCACGAAACAAATGGTCCACAAACATTCCTTTCCTTCTGAAGCTTTTACGATGCATTGTAATCATTAACCAGTCTTTCGCTATTAAACTTAAATGGCCAATTGAGACAAACAGTTCTGAGACCGTTCTTCCACCACTGGTTAAGACTGAGGTGGCAGCTGGTGTACAGAATTTTCATTTAGCCTTCTGGGCCTTCTGGGCAGACTTTGTGACCttgccagctcctccagccttcTTGTCAACTGCCTTGATGACACCAACAGCGACCGTCTGCCTCATGTCACGCACGGCAAAACGACCTGAAAGCAGAAACATGATTCATTGATGACTTGGCTATGCTAACTCACAGCCCAGTTTGCTCAGTGTCAACACACAGGTTGGTGTAAGCGGgccagtgctgctctggaaccagacagggacacagaggcaTCTCCGTTCTCCAGAGTATCTCCCTCTGTACCAGTAAAGCCTTGGTTCTGCTCCACGGTTTTAAAGTCACAGCTCCCATCAGCTGCATCCCCATACTAGAAACCGAGGAGTGTCTTTTCCAAAGACCAGTATTAGTGTGCCTTACCGAGAGGAGGATAATCAGAGAAGCTCTCAACACACATGGGTTTGCCAGGGATCATATCAACAATGGCAGCATCTCCAGATTTCAGGAATTTGGGGCCATCCTCCAGCTTCTTGCCAGAACGACGATCAATCTTCTCCTTGAGCTCAGCAAATTTGCATGCAATGTGAGCAGTATGGCAATCCAGCACAGGGGCATAGCCAGCACTGATTTGGCCAGGGTGGTTCAGGATAATGACCTAACAAACAAAGAAAGCCAGGTCATTTTAAACACTGACGTGTTCTTACAAAGCCAAGGAGATCATGAGATTTGCTTTGATCAAATATAACTCTGAATACAACCCTATGCTACTTTATAGCTTAGCCTAACCAGACTCCCATTTTAGGATACAGAGCTGCATTCTCACCATCCCTGCACCGCTGCAAACCGTACCTGTGCAGTGAAGCCAGCAGCTTCCATGGGCGGGTCATTCTTGCTGTCACCAGCGACATTACCACGGCGAACATCTTTCACAGACACGTTCTTAACATTGAAGCCAACGTTGTCACCAGGCAGAGCTTCACTCAGGGCTTCGTGGTGCATCTCAACAGATTTAACTTCAGTTGTTACATTGACTGGGGCAAATGTAACCACCATGCCGGGCTTCAGAACACCTGTTTCCACACGGCCAACTGGTACAGTACCAATGCCTGCAAGCAAGAAACAACACCAGTATTATTCATTGTTCAGCTTAGTGAATGTATGCCcttatgggggaaaaaacccactagAGAccaagaatttttattttagacttggaaaagcagctcttggGCAAACATCTGCATTTGTggcccacagagcagctgttgcTGGCACGTGAGCAGCATTCCAGAGAACACATACCGCCGATTTTGTAGACATCCTGAAGAGGCAGACGCAGTGGTTTGTCAGTTGGACGAGTTGGTGGCAGGATGCAGTCCAGGGCTTCAAGGAGGGTGGTTCCGCTGGCACTGCCATCCTTACGGGTTATCTTCCACCCCTTGAACCAGGGCATCTGTAATGGAAACAAGCCCAGGTCAATCTGACTGGcacaaggctggaaaagccccagTGGTATCTCTTAGTGCTATCTCAACTGACTGTTGCAGCTTTCTTTAAGCGCTAGGATTTATCTTGGACCTTAGCACTTCCCAAAGAGAACTATTACAAACATGTGCATTTTATCACTGCAGAATCGGCCTTAACAATCCTCCTAGTTTCACGCTGTATTACAAATAAATGCCAAACCTACGTTAGAGCTAGGCTCCAGCATGTTGTCACCATTCCAACCAGAAATTGGCACGAAAGCCACAGTGTCTGGGTTGTAGCCAATCTTCTTGATGTAAGTGCTGACTTCCTTGACAATCTCTTCATATCTCTTCTGGCTGTAGGGTGGCTCAGTGGAATCCATCTTGTTGACACCGACAATCAGCTGTTTCACACCCAGGGTGTAGGCCAGAAGGGCATGCTCACGGGTCTGCCCGTTCTTGGAAATACCAGCCTCAAACTCACCAACACCAGCAGCAACGATGAGGACAGCACAATCAGCCTTcgaaaagaaaaaacccacactgtAACACCTGTGTGTATGTAAAAGTACTACAGGAAACCCCCTGACCAACCAAGGAACAACCTTCCTGAACTCCCCAAATCCTACTTTCTTTACATACCTGAGAAGTTCCAGTAATCATGTTTTTAATGAAGTCTCTGTGTCCAGGAGCATCAATGATGGTGACATAGTATTTGCTTGTTTCGAATTTCCACAGGGAAATATCAATAGTAATACCACGCTCACGTTCAGCCTTCAGCTTATCCAGGACCCAGGCATATTTGAAGGAACCTTTGCCCATCTACGGTtacaataaaacaaattttttattcccattaaaaaaacaagagaGTTCCATATCTGCAATTGGTTCAGAAAGATCACACACTGGCTGAAGAGCAAAATCTAATAATAGTAACTGGTGTTGAAAACTGAAAAGCGTTGCTGCTCATAAAACAAGCAACAAGATACACTTGGCACTACTGGTGAGAGATGCCAACTGTTGAACCTTATTGCACCTGTTGACAGTTCAGGCTCCTTGACAGCTTGTTAATTTCACTAATTTATCTTTATGATAGAGCTCTTGAGCCCGAGTCCTACTATCAAGTATCCTCTTAAAATTTTAAGCCCCCTTACTACATCAATCCTGGCAATAATCAATACTTTAACTTCTACTCTGCTCAACATTTACTGAATTTTGTTGTATAATGTTCTTATGACCTGTGCTGTTACTACACAGTAATCGCAGTATCAGTACAACTCCACATTTTTTAAGTTAGACCTCAATAGATCAACTTCTTTCGATGCAAAGTTAGAATCTGGCCATTTAACTTGATTCCAGATGTTACTTCTCAGATCCAGCTTTAGACTACGTTCTTCTCGCTTGCTCTACATTTCACAATCTGAGTTTCTGCAACTAACACAATGGCAGACTGAACACTTAAACAGCACTTGTTCTACCTTGGGGACAACTGCAACGCAGCTGCCGCCCTGTGGCCAGGCAACACTGAAACACTTGTTCAGCTCCTGGGGCGGAGGCAACTAAATCGCCTCCGCGTGGCCACTGAACACTTTGCaggttcatttttcttttaagatatTCATTCCTGCAGCCCGGAATTTTGCTGGCTGCTACGGGCCCACGCACCTCAGCCGCTTCCTTCTCGAACTTCTCGATGGTCCTCTTGTCGATGCCCCCACATTTGTAGATGAGGTGGCCGGTGGTGGTGGACTTGCCAGAATCGACGTGGCCGATAACAACGATGTTGATGTGGGTCTTCTCCTTTCCCATTTTGGATGTTAGCTGAGCTCTTTCTTTCGGCAAAAGAGAATCGACACCTGTAAGTTCCCCAGAAAAAAGCTGGTTACGCCTCAGGCCGGGCCCCAGGGCAGCGATGGCGGCGCCACATGCGGGCGGCCTGgccggcggccccgccccgccgggggaggggaggagcgaggcgggcgggccgggggcccCTCGGAGCGCCCCTCGCGTCGCCCCCTCCCCGGGCTCGAGTTaccccggcggcggcggccggggcgcggggcggcggcgagCGGGCCCGGCGGGCAGCGCGGagggcggggccgccccgctccTTTGTGTGACTCACCCCGCCCGGGCCGCCGCGTCCTCCATTTTGTGGCGCTGGCGGCGGGCAGGCAAGGCGAGCGGCCATCTTTTCACTCGTGCCCCGGCCCCCTCCCCCCGACGGCATCCGCCGACGgtccccgcacggccccgcgTCGCTGCCTCTGGGGCACAAGGGGAGGCTGCCGGGCGCCTTCTGCCCCACGCCAGCCCGGACCGTTCGCTCCCC encodes the following:
- the EEF1A1 gene encoding elongation factor 1-alpha 1; amino-acid sequence: MGKEKTHINIVVIGHVDSGKSTTTGHLIYKCGGIDKRTIEKFEKEAAEMGKGSFKYAWVLDKLKAERERGITIDISLWKFETSKYYVTIIDAPGHRDFIKNMITGTSQADCAVLIVAAGVGEFEAGISKNGQTREHALLAYTLGVKQLIVGVNKMDSTEPPYSQKRYEEIVKEVSTYIKKIGYNPDTVAFVPISGWNGDNMLEPSSNMPWFKGWKITRKDGSASGTTLLEALDCILPPTRPTDKPLRLPLQDVYKIGGIGTVPVGRVETGVLKPGMVVTFAPVNVTTEVKSVEMHHEALSEALPGDNVGFNVKNVSVKDVRRGNVAGDSKNDPPMEAAGFTAQVIILNHPGQISAGYAPVLDCHTAHIACKFAELKEKIDRRSGKKLEDGPKFLKSGDAAIVDMIPGKPMCVESFSDYPPLGRFAVRDMRQTVAVGVIKAVDKKAGGAGKVTKSAQKAQKAK
- the LOC134546598 gene encoding myosin heavy chain IB-like, yielding MAAPHAGGLAGGPAPPGEGRSEAGGPGAPRSAPRVAPSPGSSYPGGGGRGAGRRRAGPAGSAEGGAAPLLCVTHPARAAASSILWRWRRAGKASGHLFTRAPAPSPRRHPPTVPARPRVAASGAQGEAAGRLLPHASPDRSLPRPQPAQRGCAHEDKS